From the Actinopolymorpha singaporensis genome, the window CTGCACCTGGTCCGGTGATACGCCGGAGCGGTCGAGGGCGGCCTTGATCGCGATCCCGCCGAGGTCCACGGCGGAGAAGTCCCTGAGCGAGCCGAGCAGGCGCCCCATGGGGGTGCGCGCGCCGCTGACGATGACGGTTTCCACGAACCCACCCTACGCGGGCGAGGTCTGCTCGTCCCGGTTCGTCGGCGGGCCTGGGACCGGCCGGGCCGGCGATGGCGGAGGATGGGTGACATGCCCGACGAGACCTCCGCTCCACGGCCGGCCACCCCGCCGGTCCCCCCGTTGTTCGGCTCGATCGACCACGTGGGCGTCGCCGTCCGCGACCTGGACGCGGCGATCTCGTGGTACGAGCAGACGTTCGGAATGCGGCTCGCGCACATCGAGACCAACGAGGAACAGGGCGTGCGCGAGGCGATGCTCGAGGTGGGTACGTCCGGCCCCCAGCTCCAACTGATCGCTCCCCTGCGGGACGACTCCCCCGTGGGCCGCTTCCTCGCCTCCCGCGGCGAGGGCCTTCACCAGGTGGCCTACTCCGTGGACGACCTGGCGGAGGCCGCCGCGACGCTGCGGTCGCGCGGAGTGGAACTTCTGTACGACCAACCGCGGCGGGGCACCGCGGGGACGCGGGTCAACTTCATCCATCCGAAGGCGGCCGGCGGCTTCCTCGTCGAGCTCGTCCAGGCCGCGCCGGAGGGCGCCGAGAGCACGTCGGACTCGCCCGCGGAGACGGACCGGGACACGGACCGGTAGGCAACCCCGTGGCCGGGCCGGGAGTCCGTCCAGGAGGGATCCCGCTCCCAGGCGGGGCGCGCTAGACCGAATCCTTAACAGTTCCGTAGAAATCTGAGAATCCTGGTCACAGGCATCCACGGGGACACTGTCGCGTGCCAAGGTTGTGGAGGTGCCCTGCTCGCGGCGCACCAGGTGCGGTGGAGGGGTTCACCGGACGGGGCTGGACGGAGGTCGTGGCGCGGATCGTGTCGTGCGTTTTTGCGGCCTGTCCAGGTGGCTGACACGCGCGGTCACCGGCTAGGGTTCGTCGCCGCACCGGCCGGCACCAGTCGGTGGTCCCGTCGTAGCGGGTGTCTGCCGGGCCGGGCACCATAGGGGGAGTTCCACCGACGCTGTGAGGAGCGCAGATGTCTGAGCCGGACGAAGGCCTTTCCCTACTGGAGAATGGTCGCAAGGTCGGCACGTTCACCACCGTCCTCCTCGGTTACGACCGGCAGGAAGTCGATGAGGTGGTCGCACAGCTCGACTCCGCCCTCGACGAACGTGACCGGTCCCTCGGTGAGCTCCAACGAGATCTCGCGCTGACCAGGCGTGCCCTCGAGGACGCCGGTGAGCCCACCTGGGCCAAGCTCGGGCGGCGGGCACAGGAGATCCTGCGGCTGTCGGAGGAACAGGCCCTCGACGTGGAGACCCGCGCCGACGACGCGGCGGCCGACATCCGGGCCGAGGCGGAGGCGGAGGCGCGGCGGCTCACCGACGACGCCGAGCGGGCGGCGTCGGAGCTGCGCCGGCGGGTGGCGGAGGAGACGGAGAAGATCCGCAACGCCTCCGACGAGGAGGCCGAGCGCATCATCAAGGCCGCACAGAAGCGGCGCGAGGAGATCCTCCGGCACGCCACCGACAACGCCAACCGCCAGTTGCGTGACCTCGACCACCAGCTCAAGACGCGCCGGCAGGGTGCCGAGCACGAGGTGGCCGCCATGCTCGCGACCGCCGAGCGGGAGGTCACCGAGCTGCGCGGCCGCGCGGACCAGGAGGTGACCGAACTCCGGTCGACCGCCGAGCGGGAGACGAAGGAGCTGCGCACCACCGCCAGGCGGGAGGTCACAGCGCTGCGCGCCACCGCCGAGCGCGAGGTGACCGAGCTGCGCACCACCGCGGCGCGGGAGGTGGCCGAGCTGCGCGCCACCGCCGAGCGCGAGGTGGCCGAGCTCCGAGACACCGCCGAGCGGGAGGTGGCCGAACTTCGGGCCACCGCCGACCAGGAGGTGGCCGAGAAGCGCGCGGCCGTCGAACGCGAGGTCGCCGAGCGCCGCAACGCCGTGGCCGGGGTTCTGGAACAAGCCCAGCGCGAGGCCGCGGCGGTGTACACCGCGGCCACCGCCGATGCGCACCGCAACACCAGCCACGCCGAGCAGTTGCTACGGGACGCCGAGAAGCGCGCGCAGGACAGCGACCAGCGCACCGAGGAACGCCTGCGTGCCGCGAACGACCGGGTGGCCCAGGTGCTGGCCCGCTCCCGCCGCGAGGCCGAGCAGATCCGCAGGGAGGCGCGCGCGGAGGCCGAACGCATCGTGCGGGACGCGCAGGCCCGGGCGCGTGAGGAGACCACGGCGGCCGAACGCCAGATCGCCAACCTCCACCGCCAGCGCGACGAGCTGATCGAGAGCCTCACCCGGCTCAAGGACAACGTCCACCCGATCTCCGGCGCCAACGTCCCCGACCAGCAGCGGCCGGCACCGGTCGGCGCGACCAGTGGGTCGGCCGCGCAGGCGGGGAAGAACTCCCCGGAGAGCAACCGGCCCGGCACCGGCGGGGCCTCCACCGAGTCCTGACGCCCGGAGGCCTGATCTCGGGCCGGTTCGCCGCCGGGCGGTCGGCTGCCGAGGAGTCGCGCCGACCGGGCGCGGCAGGACAGGTGCAAAGCCGGGGCGGTCGTGAGAACCTGCACTGGCGTACGCCGGGCAGGACACACCTGGAGCCCCCGGCATGGTCGGAGGCGACATGGGTGAGCAGAACGCGCCGGGCGGGTCCCGGCCCGGAGCCGGCGACGGCGGTCAGGCGTCCGGGTCCCCAGGGCGTGACCACCCGGCAACGAACGGTGACTCGGCCACGAACGGCGGCCCGGCCTCGACCCCTGGCGCAGCCCCCGAGGCGGGCCGCGACCGTGGCCCGACGCCGGCCGCCTCGACCGCCACCCTGCCCGCCGGCCCGGGCGCCGAAGTCGGCTCCGGGAAGGTCTCCGACCTCGGGGCGCAGCCCGGCGCGGGCGCCTCCGCGCGGCGCCAGGGCGAGCTCGGGCCGGACATCCAGCCGGACGGCGAGGACGACGGAGACGGCAGGGGGGCGAGGTTCGGCCGGCCGGGGCCACGGATCAGCCGGCGTTCACCGTTCTATCTCGGCTTCTTCGGTGCCCTCGGCGCCCTGCTGGCCTGGCAACTGTTCAACCTGCTGGCCTCGGCCAGCAGCGTGATCGTGCTCCTGGTGGTGTCCCTCTATCTCGCCGTCGGGCTCAACCCCGCGGTCGAGTGGTTCGTCCGGCGGCGGATCAGCCGTGGCGTCGCGGTCGCCCTGGTCTTCCTCTGCCTGGTGGTGGTCTTCGCCCTGATCGGCCTGGCGATCGTGCCGGTGGTGACCAAACAGGTCACGCTGTTGATCAACCAGGTACCCGACTGGTTCACCACGCTGCGCAACAACCCCAACCTCCAGTCGCTGGACGACCAGTACCAGGTCACCAAGAAGGTCCAGGACTACATCACCAGCGGCGGGCTGGCCGAGCGGCTGTTCGGCGGCGTGGTGGGAGCCAGCCGGATCGTGGCCAGCACGTTGTTCGGCGCGTTCACGATCCTGGTGCTCACGCTGTACTTCCTCGGCTCGCTGCCGACCACGAAGACCGCCCTCTACAAGCTGGTCCCCCGCTCCCGCCGGGACCGCGTGAGCATGCTCGGCGACGAGATTCTCGCCCGGGTCGGCAGCTACGTCGGCGGGCAGCTGGCGGTGGCGGCGATCGCGGCGTCCGCGTCGTTCGTGTTCTTCATGATCGTGGGGCTGAGCGAGTACGCCCTCGCGCTGGCGATCGTGGTGGCGATCCTCGGCCTGATCCCGTTGATCGGCGGCGCCGTCTCGGCGGTGGTCGCCACCTCGGTCGGCCTGCTCACCGACGTGAAGATCGGGATCGCCTGCATCATCTACTACGTCATCTACCAGCAGATCGAGAACTACCTGATCTACCCACGGATCATGCAGCGCTCGGTGAAGGTGCCCGGCACGGTCATCGTCGTCGCCGCCATGGTCGGCGGCTCGCTGCTGGGCATCGTCGGCGCACTGCTCGCGGTGCCCACCGCGGCCGCCATCCTGCTGCTCATCCGCGAGGTGCTGCACCCCCGGCTCGAGGATGCCTAGCCAGGGCCGTCCAGGCCCGGACTCCGGCGGGGCAGGGCACCCACCGACGCGAAAGCTCCCCGGCATCTCAGTGCTTCGAGATGCCGGGGAGCTTCGTCGTTCACCGCCCGCCGGTCAGGACTGCGCGAGGCGCGGGTCCGCGGTCGGCAGGGTCTCGCCGGACTCGTACCAGCCGGTCGGGCGACGGGACACGAACGGCGTGATCCGCTCGGTACCGCTCGGGGCCGCCCAGGTGACCGCGTTGGCCAGCACCCGCTGGATGTCCGGGTGGTGGTAGACGGGGTACTCCTGGTCGCCGGGGCTGAAGTAGAACACCCGGCCACGGCCGCGGCGGTACGCACAACCGCTGCGGAACACCTCGCCGCCGGAGAACGAGCTGATGAACACCAGCTCGTCCGGCTGCGGGATGTCGAAGTACTCGCCGTACATCTCCTGCGCCGGGATCAGGATGGGGTTGGGCACGCCCACCGCGATCGGGTGGTCGGGCGCGACGGTCCAGACCATCTCCCGGTCGTTCTCGCTGCGCCAGTCCAGCGAGCAGGTGGTGCCCATCAGCTTGCGGAAGATCTTGGAGAAGTGGCCCGAGTGCAGGACCAGGATCCCCATGCCGCCGAGCACCGCCTCGTGCACCCGGTCGACAACCTCGTCGGACACCTCACCGTGGGCGGCGTGGCCCCACCAGGTCAGCACGTCGGTCTGCGCGAGCACCTCGGCGGTCAGCCCGTGCTCGGGCTCCTGCAGGGTGGCGGTGCGGACGACGACGTTCTCACCGAGGTGCTTGGCGATCCCGTCGGCGATCGCGCCGTGCATGCCGTCGGGGTAGATCTCCTTGACCGAGGCGTCCCGCTGCTCGTGGACGTTCTCGCCCCAGACTGTCACCCGGATCGGGGACACGCTCATGTGGTAACTCCCTGTAAGTCGGTTCGGAAAGCTCTGTACGGGCCGGTCCAGACTGGTGGCCTGTGACCCTGGTGTGGTGAGGGCGAACGGGACGGACCCGTCGCTCAGGCCTCCACCACCGGGACCTCGCGGCCCTCCAGCGACGACAGGTAGCACGCGTCGATGATGCGGGCGCGGGCCAGGCCGTCGCGGCCGGCGTGTGCCGACCAGTCTCCGTTACGGATGACGCCGACGAAGTCCCGTACGACCGCACGGTGCCCCTCACCACGGACGACCCGCGGACGGACCTCGGCGGGCGCTCCGGCCACGTCGGTGTAGATACGGAGCGTGTCCTCGGAGGCGTAGTTCTCCACGCCGATCTCGGCGCCGCCGTCGGTGCCGTACAGCGAGACACCGAAGTCGTCGCCGGGCTTGCGGAACGTCGCCCAGCTGGTCTCCAGCTGCAGGACGCCGCCGCCCTCCAGCCGCAGGAACGCGGTGGCGAGGTCTTCCACCTCGTACGCCGACCCCACCGTCTGCTTGGCGGCGTACTGCGAACCGCCGAGCCCACGCGGTCCCAGCTCGGAGAAGGTCGACGCGCTCGCGGACAGCACCCGCGGCTCGCCGAGGAGGTACAGCGCCATGTCGAGCATGTGCACACCGAGGTCGATGAGCGGGCCGCCGCCGGCCATCTCGCGGTTGGTGAACCAGCTGCCCATGCCGGGGATGCCGTTGCGCCGCATCCAGTGCGCCTTGGCGTAGTAGACGCGGCCGAGCTGACCGGCGTCGAGCTGCTGCTTGAGGATCGCGACGTCGCCGCGCTCGCGGTGGTTGAAGCACACCTTGAGGACGCGGTTGGCCTTGGTGGCCGCGTCGACGATGGTCTGCGCCTCCTCACCGGAGCGGGCCAGCGGCTTCTCGCACAGAACGTGCTTGCCGGCCTCGAGGGCGGCGATCGAGATCGGCGCGTGCAGGTGGGTGGGGGTGGCCACGCTCACCGCGTCGATGTCGTCGCGCGCGATCAGGTCCTGCCAGCGCTCGTACAGATAGGGGATCGAGTGCTCCTTGCCGAGCTCGGCGAGGCGGTCGGCCTCGAGCCCGGCAAGGGCGACGACCTCGACGTCTGGCAGGGCTAGGTAGCCCTTGAGGGCGGCCTGCCCGGCGAAGCCGAGGCCGACGACGCCGACGCGAAGGGGACGGGAAGGATCGGGCTGCCCGGCGGCCGGAGGCTGCGCCGGATTCGAATTGGTGCTCATCGCCGCCCAGTTTATGGAGTCGACCTGTATGCCCCGAAGACATGAAGTCGGGGGCAGGTTGGCCAAACCCGGCCAGTCTGCAGGCGGGGTCGAGGGTTGTCCACCATGATCGGGTCCGACTGTGTCAGCACGGCGACGCGCCGGAGCCGCCACGGCGAATCATCGGCGTACGCGCCGCTTCGCGGTCATCCCTCCGACGTCAGGTCGCCGGGTACGGGAACGTCGGCGAAGGCGGCCACGGTCCGGTCCGCGTAGGCGCTGGCGTCGGCGTACTCCATCGGGCCCGTCCAAGTCGTCGGCAACGGCCCTACCTCGGGCGCCACCCGGGCGACGATCTCGTCCAGGATCCGCTCGGCGTCTCCGACCCACAGGTGCTTGCCGCCGTCGATGCCGATCACCTCCGCCTGCGGAACAGCCGCGAACCGCTCGCGTGCCTCCGCCGGCCGCAGGTAGTCGTCGAACTCCGGTACGAGCGCGGTGAGCGGCTTGCCGGAGTCCGCCCACAGCGCGAGGTGCTCGGGCCGGGAGAACCGCAGCGACGGCGACAGCAGGATCGCGCCCTCCACCTCCGGGTCGCAGCCGTGCATCAGAACCAGGTCCGAGCCGAACGACCACCCCACCAGCCAGATCCTGGGCAGGTCGGCGAACTCGGCGTACTCCAGCGCGGCCGCCACGTCGAACCGCTCGGCGCTCCCGCCGTCGAACTCCCCCTCGCTCACGCCCTGGACGCTGCGGGTGCCGCGGGTGTTGAACCGCACGACCGCGAGCCCGGCCAGTGCGGGCAGCCGGTAGGCGGCCTTGCGATAGATGTGACTGTCCATCATTCCGCCGTGGGTCGGCAGCGGGTGGACGCAGACCAGCGTCGCGGTCGGTGCGCGGTCCAGCGGCTGTGCGACCTCGCCGACCAGGGTCAGCCCGTCGGCGGTTTCCAGGGCGAGGGGGGTACGCCTGGCCGGGAGGACGCTGTTGGCCCGGATCGGCCGGGCAGTGCCCTCAGCCTGGTCGGCGCTCTGGGCGGAGCCCTGGCCGGCGGTCTCGGCGGGGGTTTCGGCGGAACTGGTCACCCCCCGATTGTCGTCTCCGGGCCAGGACGGGTTTCACGCTGGGGCGCCCGGGGTGGGGTGCCGGGAGGCGAGTGGCTCAGCGGCGCCGTCGCCGGTCGCGGGCCCGCCAGCAGCCGTTGTGCCAGTGCCGGCGTTCGTCCAGGCCGGTGCCGACGAACGACGCAGGGTCGACCGGCCACGCCACCACGTGCGGCGTGGCGGGCGGGATCAACTGGTCGCAACCGGGACAGCGGTACGGCTTCGTGCTGGTCGAGCCGGTGAGCTTGCGAACCACCCAATCGCCGTCGGGCCACTCCTCCACCTGCTGGTGACCGCCGAACAGCGGCCGCTGCGGGGGCTCGGGGCGACGGGGGCGCGGGCGGCGGCGGGGCACGGTCCAATTGTCACCTGCTCACCCGTGCCGCCGACTCGCCCGGTCGCCTACCCTGGTCGCGTGCCGCGATACGAGTACCGCTGCCGCACCTGCGGCGACACGTTCGAGCGGGCCCTGCCGATGAGCGAGTCGGGCTCGCCCACCCCCTGCCCCCAGGGCCACGGGGACACCGTGAAGTTGCTGTCCACCGTCGCTCTCGCCGGCCGCGCCGGCACCGGCCCGGTGGTCGCGCCACCGAGCGGGGGCGGCTGCTGCGGCGGCGCCTGCGGTTGCCGCTGACCCGGCCCGGGTGCGGAGAGTTCTAGTACAGCCCGTACGCCCGGATCGAGGTCATCGTCAGCTCGTTGCCCTGGTCGTCCTCGGCCTTCGTCCGGATCGAGACGAAGCGGCCGGGCAGGTTCGGGTGGTTCACCCGTGCCGACCAGCGGCCGGGTGCGCCGGGAGTCGTCTTCACGCGCGTCCAGGTGTGCCCGTCGTCGTACGACAACCACAGCAGCGTCCGGGTCACCGTGCTGGTCGCGTCGGGGCTCGTCGTCAGCAGGTTCAGCGTGAACGGCTGCCCCGCGCGCGCCCGCCCGAGCAGGTCGAACGTCCCGGCCGCCACCGTGTTCAGCAGCGGGACGGGGGCGCCGTAACCCGCCGGCGCGGCCGAGGTGAACTCCCAGTGGCCGGTCACCGTCGTGGCGTACCTCGACCACGGCACGTGCTGCCCGGCTCGAAGGTCCAGGGTGTAGGGCGCGCCCGCCTTCGGCTGGACACCCGCGTTCAGGACGAACGGGTCGGTCGACCTGGCCACCACGGCGCCCGAGCGGCGCAGCGTGCTGGTGGCGGTGATGCCGGTCGGGTCGTTGACGATGAGCGTCCCGTCGCGCAGGGACGGTGACAGCGGCTTCGTCGAGAGGTTCATCACGCCGTCGCCCTGCCGGAAGCCCTGCGCCTGCGGCCGGAACGCCGCAGGACTGAACGTGTGCCGGACCCGCTGGCCAGGCGCGTAGCGCAGCGGGTCGCAGACCTCGCTGTACCAGACCTGGGTGGGCGCACTCCGCATGTCGAAGTTGTCCGACCACGCCAGCGACCGGCCGGCGTACTGCGGGGTGAACAGGTGCGTCCGCCGGGCGGGCAGCGGCACGTCGAAGTACCAGCCCAGCCCCATCATGGAGTCGCCGGGGAGCTGCGCCTCGCGGAACCACACGCCGTCGATGTCCAGCCCGCTTCCCGGGGCCGCGAACGCCGCGTCGTAGCGGGTCAGGGCAGCGTCGTGCACGACGTACGTTGGGTTCGCCGGCACACTGCCCTGCTGCCCGAGGAGCAGGTCGTAGGTGACCGAGCCGGCCGCCAGGGAACGGAACACGGTGAACTGGTACGTCCGGCCGGTGACCGTCCCGGTGGCCCGCGCGTAGAGCTGGTTGGGCGCGTTGCCCTGCAGGGTCAGCAGCGTGGTGAACGGTTCGCCGCCGACGGTTTCCACCAGGCCGAAGGTCGTCACGCCCGTCGTCGGGGAGGCCGCGTCGACCCGGGTGGTGATCAGGTGTGCCTGCCGCGCGTCCAGCGTCACCGTGGTGTTGGCGTGCACGGTGATCCGCGGGGCCGACAGCAGCGTGTAGCTGGTCGGCGAGGAACCCTGGTCGGTGGAGACGATCCCGCTGAACGTGTAGGTGCCGGCCGTCAGCTGCGCGACCAGGCCGGTCGGTCCTCCGGTCAGGTCGGCCATCTCGCCGGTGTCCAGGTCGGCGACCACGGTGGGCGAGGGCTGCAGCCGGCCCGGGTCGGTGACGAGCCTGCCCGCGCGGTCGATCACCCGGAGGGTGAGGGTGTAGGTCGCGGGGTCCACCTGCGCGGCACGGAGCTCCTCACCCTTCGCGGTGGCGCCGGCCGCCGACGGGTCCAACCAGATGTGGCTCGGCGTACTGGCGAGCCAGCGCCAGGTCCTACCGGCCGCGGCCTTGGGTTCGGCGACGGCGAGCCCGCTCAGGGTCGGCACGGCACGGCCGGGTCGCAGGGCGGGCGGGAGCCACGAGTGCGCCGAGGAAGCGGCTGAGGCCGAGGTGGCCGAGGCCGAGGTGGCCGAGGTGGAGGCCGTCGGCCGGGCGACGACGAGCGGGACCTGGCCGGCCTTCTCGTCGCCGTAACCGGCGCGCACGAGCCCGGCGACCTCGAACAACCGCGGATCGAGCCGTCCGCTCGCCACCAGAGGGGCGGCGTCGGCCGGGACGACGCTCAGCTCGCGCCCGTGCCGCCGGATGCCGAACGTCGTTCCGCCGCGGCCCGGCCCGGGGATCGGTGTGGCGGTGGAGGCGCCGTCGGGGCCGGTGGTGAGGCGTACCCGGTCGCCGGTCACGAGAGTCACCGTGGCGAGCTTCGCCTGCTGCGCGCCTCGCCCGGCCCCGGGTCGGTCCGCGCGGCCGGCGCGGTCCGGCCCGGTGAGCGTGGTGTGCCCGGATGGTGCCACGGATGACCCGGACGGAGCTGCCGCCCACGCGCCGGCTGTAGCCAGTGTCGTCAGAACGACCGTGGTCAGGGCAGGCAGAACCGTTCGCAGGCGACGCATCGATACACCCCCGTGTCAGCGCCGCGCGCGGCAACCGGTGCGGCGATGCCGGAAGCATTCCACCCAAAGCCGGCGGCAATGCGTTATTGCGTACGCGTCTCGCAATCGGCGACCCGACCGCAACCCGGTTCCCGTACGGACGCCGCTGTGCGGCCGCCCGCGGCACACCAGCGCACACACCCGGAGCAGCCGACGGGCCGGCCACCGGACATGCCCTAGGGTGAGGCGTCGTGCGCCTCGTCATCGCCTCGTGCCAGGTCGACTACCTCGGCCGGCTCACCGCCCACCTGCCCCGCGCGAACCGCCTCATCCTCGTCAAGGCCGACGGTTCGGTGTCGATCCACAACGACGACCGGGCGTACAAGCCGCTCAACTGGATGAGCCCCCCGTGCAAGCTCGTCGAGCAGCCGGCCACCGAGTCCGACCCGGCGCGGTGGACGGTCACCGGGAAGGACGGCGGCCAACTGGTGATCACGCTGGACGAGGTGCTGCACGACTCCAGCCACGAACTCGGCGCCGATCCCGGGCTGCGAAAGGACGGCGTGGAGGCGCACCTGCAGGAGCTCCTCGCCGAGCACCCCTCCACGCTCGGGGAAGGTCTGACGCTGGTGCGGCGGGAGTACCCCACCGCGATCGGCCCGGTCGACCTGCTCTGCCGTGACGCGGGCGGTGCGGCGATCGCCGTCGAGGTCAAGCGGCGCGGCGAGATCGACGGCGTCGAGCAGCTCACCCGCTACCTCGAACTCCTCAATCGCGACCCGCTGCTCGCGCCTGTCCGCGGAGTGTTCGCCGCGCAGGAGATCAAGCCGCAGGCCCGGGTGCTGGCCGGTGACCGGGGCATCGAGTGCGTGACGGTCGACTACGACGTACTCCGCGGGCTGGACGACCCGACCGCACGGCTGTTCTGACGGTAACCGCCCGGCGGCACCCCGAACCGCTCCCGGAACACCCGGCTGAAGTGGAACGCGCTGACGAACCCCGACGCGGCGGCCACACTGCCCACCGGCAGGTCCGTCGCCTCCAGCAGCCGCGCCGCGTGCCGCATCCGCGCGTCCCGCAGCGCCTGCATCGGCGTACGCCCTGTCTGCGCGGAGAACAGGTGCGCCAGCCGCGACGGTGACAACGCGACCCGTGCGGCCAGCGACGCGACGGTGTGCGGCGCGGCCGGGTCGGCGACGAGCAGCGCTTCGACCCGGCGTACCCGCGGGTCGACGGTCTCCCCCGACCGCGGTCCGGCGGGGGGTCCGGCGCCCGCCGCTGACCTGGGGCCGGCCGCCGCCACCGCCGCGGTCGTGAGCACCAGCACCTCCTCCACGCCACCGAGGGCGAGCTCGCGGGCCGCCACTCCGGTCGCCGCGGCGGGTACGACGTCGCGGTGACTCGGGCTCACCGGCTCCGGCGACGGGCCCTCGCCCGACCACCGGGCATCGGCGTGCAACCGCCGGAACGCCGACTCCACCCGGCCGCGGACGTACTCCGGCACCTCCGGTACGCGGTAGAGCCGCTCGCCCACCCGGTAGGGCGCCAGCCAGCCGTGCCAACCGGGGCGGGCCGGACAGTGCACCCACCAGAACGACCAGCCCGGCGCACCCGGCGCCACCGTGTAGTCGTGCGCGAGCTCCGGACCGAGGGCCACCAGGTCTCCGGGTTCGGCGCGGACGGTCACCCCACCCTGCCGGAACCGCCCGCCGCCGGCGAGCGTCCAGGCGAACAGCCAGCTCGGCGCACCCCGCGCCCGATGGACGGCGTACCCGCCACCAACGTCGAAACGGGCCGCCACCACCAGCTCCGCCGGAGGCGCCGGCGTCCCC encodes:
- the mce gene encoding methylmalonyl-CoA epimerase is translated as MPDETSAPRPATPPVPPLFGSIDHVGVAVRDLDAAISWYEQTFGMRLAHIETNEEQGVREAMLEVGTSGPQLQLIAPLRDDSPVGRFLASRGEGLHQVAYSVDDLAEAAATLRSRGVELLYDQPRRGTAGTRVNFIHPKAAGGFLVELVQAAPEGAESTSDSPAETDRDTDR
- a CDS encoding AI-2E family transporter gives rise to the protein MGEQNAPGGSRPGAGDGGQASGSPGRDHPATNGDSATNGGPASTPGAAPEAGRDRGPTPAASTATLPAGPGAEVGSGKVSDLGAQPGAGASARRQGELGPDIQPDGEDDGDGRGARFGRPGPRISRRSPFYLGFFGALGALLAWQLFNLLASASSVIVLLVVSLYLAVGLNPAVEWFVRRRISRGVAVALVFLCLVVVFALIGLAIVPVVTKQVTLLINQVPDWFTTLRNNPNLQSLDDQYQVTKKVQDYITSGGLAERLFGGVVGASRIVASTLFGAFTILVLTLYFLGSLPTTKTALYKLVPRSRRDRVSMLGDEILARVGSYVGGQLAVAAIAASASFVFFMIVGLSEYALALAIVVAILGLIPLIGGAVSAVVATSVGLLTDVKIGIACIIYYVIYQQIENYLIYPRIMQRSVKVPGTVIVVAAMVGGSLLGIVGALLAVPTAAAILLLIREVLHPRLEDA
- a CDS encoding Gfo/Idh/MocA family protein: MSTNSNPAQPPAAGQPDPSRPLRVGVVGLGFAGQAALKGYLALPDVEVVALAGLEADRLAELGKEHSIPYLYERWQDLIARDDIDAVSVATPTHLHAPISIAALEAGKHVLCEKPLARSGEEAQTIVDAATKANRVLKVCFNHRERGDVAILKQQLDAGQLGRVYYAKAHWMRRNGIPGMGSWFTNREMAGGGPLIDLGVHMLDMALYLLGEPRVLSASASTFSELGPRGLGGSQYAAKQTVGSAYEVEDLATAFLRLEGGGVLQLETSWATFRKPGDDFGVSLYGTDGGAEIGVENYASEDTLRIYTDVAGAPAEVRPRVVRGEGHRAVVRDFVGVIRNGDWSAHAGRDGLARARIIDACYLSSLEGREVPVVEA
- a CDS encoding AraC family transcriptional regulator, which translates into the protein MTAADLPDPAAGPAAGPTGDGDVEGTPAPPAELVVAARFDVGGGYAVHRARGAPSWLFAWTLAGGGRFRQGGVTVRAEPGDLVALGPELAHDYTVAPGAPGWSFWWVHCPARPGWHGWLAPYRVGERLYRVPEVPEYVRGRVESAFRRLHADARWSGEGPSPEPVSPSHRDVVPAAATGVAARELALGGVEEVLVLTTAAVAAAGPRSAAGAGPPAGPRSGETVDPRVRRVEALLVADPAAPHTVASLAARVALSPSRLAHLFSAQTGRTPMQALRDARMRHAARLLEATDLPVGSVAAASGFVSAFHFSRVFRERFGVPPGGYRQNSRAVGSSSPRSTS
- a CDS encoding FmdB family zinc ribbon protein; amino-acid sequence: MPRYEYRCRTCGDTFERALPMSESGSPTPCPQGHGDTVKLLSTVALAGRAGTGPVVAPPSGGGCCGGACGCR
- a CDS encoding DivIVA domain-containing protein, translating into MSEPDEGLSLLENGRKVGTFTTVLLGYDRQEVDEVVAQLDSALDERDRSLGELQRDLALTRRALEDAGEPTWAKLGRRAQEILRLSEEQALDVETRADDAAADIRAEAEAEARRLTDDAERAASELRRRVAEETEKIRNASDEEAERIIKAAQKRREEILRHATDNANRQLRDLDHQLKTRRQGAEHEVAAMLATAEREVTELRGRADQEVTELRSTAERETKELRTTARREVTALRATAEREVTELRTTAAREVAELRATAEREVAELRDTAEREVAELRATADQEVAEKRAAVEREVAERRNAVAGVLEQAQREAAAVYTAATADAHRNTSHAEQLLRDAEKRAQDSDQRTEERLRAANDRVAQVLARSRREAEQIRREARAEAERIVRDAQARAREETTAAERQIANLHRQRDELIESLTRLKDNVHPISGANVPDQQRPAPVGATSGSAAQAGKNSPESNRPGTGGASTES
- a CDS encoding alpha/beta hydrolase, coding for MTSSAETPAETAGQGSAQSADQAEGTARPIRANSVLPARRTPLALETADGLTLVGEVAQPLDRAPTATLVCVHPLPTHGGMMDSHIYRKAAYRLPALAGLAVVRFNTRGTRSVQGVSEGEFDGGSAERFDVAAALEYAEFADLPRIWLVGWSFGSDLVLMHGCDPEVEGAILLSPSLRFSRPEHLALWADSGKPLTALVPEFDDYLRPAEARERFAAVPQAEVIGIDGGKHLWVGDAERILDEIVARVAPEVGPLPTTWTGPMEYADASAYADRTVAAFADVPVPGDLTSEG
- a CDS encoding ThuA domain-containing protein, giving the protein MSVSPIRVTVWGENVHEQRDASVKEIYPDGMHGAIADGIAKHLGENVVVRTATLQEPEHGLTAEVLAQTDVLTWWGHAAHGEVSDEVVDRVHEAVLGGMGILVLHSGHFSKIFRKLMGTTCSLDWRSENDREMVWTVAPDHPIAVGVPNPILIPAQEMYGEYFDIPQPDELVFISSFSGGEVFRSGCAYRRGRGRVFYFSPGDQEYPVYHHPDIQRVLANAVTWAAPSGTERITPFVSRRPTGWYESGETLPTADPRLAQS
- the nucS gene encoding endonuclease NucS — protein: MRLVIASCQVDYLGRLTAHLPRANRLILVKADGSVSIHNDDRAYKPLNWMSPPCKLVEQPATESDPARWTVTGKDGGQLVITLDEVLHDSSHELGADPGLRKDGVEAHLQELLAEHPSTLGEGLTLVRREYPTAIGPVDLLCRDAGGAAIAVEVKRRGEIDGVEQLTRYLELLNRDPLLAPVRGVFAAQEIKPQARVLAGDRGIECVTVDYDVLRGLDDPTARLF